The following are encoded in a window of Thiohalobacter sp. IOR34 genomic DNA:
- a CDS encoding c-type cytochrome, with translation MSWGWGHWLAAVGLLATMLGPVRASEVPDGPRLFQRHCAVCHGETGEGGVGVPLALPAFQASVSDAYLRRTIRLGRPGRVMPSFAYLSDAEVNAIITYIRSWLDVPRPAFSEARVEGDVEHGRVLFAERCAACHGSNGEGGTGTGVTFSRPRDLPIIAPALNNPGFLAAASDLMIKATLMRGRAGTPMVSFLEQGLSESDIDDLVAFIRGFEKSAPQLRSHLKAVSHEAAVLVYESPYSVAETVEAVKRAVIGKNFRLIRTQRLESGLFPEAEQDPQQVIVYFCNFNFLNEALKIDPRVGLFLPCRVTVVEQDGVVKVMSINPKRLSSLFNNNALDEACNQMYQVYTDILEEATL, from the coding sequence ATGAGTTGGGGTTGGGGTCACTGGCTGGCGGCCGTCGGTCTGCTGGCCACCATGCTGGGTCCGGTGCGTGCCTCGGAGGTGCCCGACGGCCCGAGGCTGTTCCAGCGCCACTGCGCCGTCTGTCACGGTGAGACCGGCGAGGGTGGGGTCGGTGTGCCCCTGGCGTTGCCCGCCTTCCAGGCCAGCGTCTCCGACGCCTACCTGCGGCGCACCATCCGCCTCGGCCGCCCCGGCCGGGTCATGCCCTCCTTCGCCTATCTCAGCGATGCCGAGGTCAATGCCATCATCACCTATATCCGCAGCTGGCTCGACGTGCCGCGCCCGGCCTTCAGCGAGGCCCGCGTCGAGGGCGACGTGGAGCACGGCCGGGTCCTGTTCGCCGAACGCTGCGCTGCCTGCCATGGCAGCAATGGCGAGGGGGGCACCGGCACCGGGGTGACCTTCTCGCGGCCGCGCGACCTGCCGATCATCGCCCCGGCACTGAACAATCCCGGCTTCCTGGCGGCGGCCAGCGATCTGATGATCAAGGCCACCCTGATGCGGGGGCGGGCGGGGACGCCCATGGTCTCCTTCCTGGAACAGGGCCTCTCGGAGTCGGACATCGATGACCTGGTGGCCTTCATACGTGGCTTCGAAAAGAGCGCGCCGCAGTTGCGCAGTCACCTCAAGGCGGTGTCGCACGAGGCGGCGGTGCTGGTCTACGAATCGCCCTACAGCGTGGCGGAGACGGTGGAGGCGGTGAAGCGGGCGGTGATCGGCAAGAACTTCCGGCTGATCCGCACCCAGCGCCTGGAGTCCGGTCTGTTCCCGGAGGCGGAGCAGGATCCGCAGCAGGTGATCGTCTATTTCTGCAATTTCAACTTTCTCAACGAGGCGCTGAAGATCGACCCGCGGGTCGGCCTGTTCCTGCCCTGCCGGGTGACGGTGGTCGAACAGGACGGCGTGGTGAAGGTGATGTCGATCAACCCCAAGCGGCTGAGCAGCCTGTTCAACAACAACGCCCTGGACGAGGCCTGTAACCAGATGTACCAGGTCTACACCGACATCCTCGAGGAGGCGACGCTGTGA
- a CDS encoding DUF302 domain-containing protein: protein MIPALRSILLALCLGLASLAVLADSLLMIRSPQPFAETMLALQDAIREQGFKVSRVQRVDVGLTAMGFKTDKYRVVFFGRPEQVRRLSHEHPELVPYLPLKIAIFAERDDTLLVAANPRELGRFYHSEVLQPVFEEWAEQMQAIFDKVRQARD from the coding sequence GTGATCCCTGCCCTGCGCTCCATTCTGCTCGCCCTCTGCCTGGGGCTGGCCAGTCTTGCCGTCCTGGCCGACAGCCTGCTGATGATCCGCTCGCCGCAGCCCTTTGCCGAGACCATGCTGGCCCTGCAGGACGCGATCCGCGAGCAGGGCTTCAAGGTGTCGCGGGTGCAGCGGGTCGACGTCGGCCTGACCGCCATGGGCTTCAAGACCGACAAGTACCGGGTGGTGTTCTTTGGCCGGCCGGAGCAGGTGCGCCGGCTCAGTCACGAACATCCGGAGCTGGTGCCCTATCTGCCGCTGAAGATCGCCATCTTCGCCGAGCGCGACGATACCCTGCTGGTGGCGGCCAACCCGCGCGAGCTGGGGCGTTTCTATCACTCGGAGGTGCTGCAACCGGTGTTCGAGGAATGGGCGGAGCAGATGCAGGCGATCTTCGACAAGGTCCGCCAGGCGCGCGACTGA